In one Rhea pennata isolate bPtePen1 chromosome 17, bPtePen1.pri, whole genome shotgun sequence genomic region, the following are encoded:
- the RFC5 gene encoding replication factor C subunit 5, which translates to MEGAGAERRGARNLPWVEKYRPQALADLVSHGDVLSTIQKFLSEDRLPHLLLYGPPGTGKTSAILACARQLYREREFGSMVLELNASDDRGIDIVRGPILSFASTRTIFKKGFKLVILDEADAMTQDAQNALRRVIEKFTENTRFCLICNYLSKIIPALQSRCTRFRFGPLSPELMVPRLRHVVEEERVDVTEDGMKALVTLSSGDMRRALNILQSTAMAFGKVTEENVYTCTGHPLNSDIANILDWMLNQDFSTAYRKITELKTLKGLALQDILTEVHLFVHRVDFPPSIRIQLLIKMADIEYRLAAGTSEKIQLSSLIAAFQVTRDLIVAEA; encoded by the exons ATGGagggggcgggcgcggagcggcggggcgcCCGCAACCTGCCCTG GGTGGAGAAGTACCGCCCGCAGGCCCTGGCCGACCTGGTGTCCCACGGCGACGTCCTCAGCACCA TCCAGAAGTTCCTCAGCGAGGACCGCCTGCCGCACCTCCTCCTCTACGGGCCGCCGGGCACCGGCAAGACCTCCGCCATCCTCGCCTGCGCCCGCCAGCTCTACCGGGAGCGGGAGTTCGGCTCCATGGTCTTGGAG CTGAACGCCTCCGACGACCGAGGCATCGACATAGTCAGAGGCCCCATCCTGAGCTTCGCCAGCACCAGGACCATCTTTAA GAAAGGCTTCAAGCTGGTGATCCTGGACGAAGCGGATGCCATGACGCAGGACGCCCAGAACGCCCTACGGCGAG TGATCGAGAAGTTCACCGAGAACACCCGCTTTTGCCTCATCTGCAACTACCTCTCCAAGATCATCCCCGCCCTGCAGTCGCGCTGCACGCGCTTCCGCTTCGGCCCCCTCAGCCCCGAACTCATGGTGCCCCGCCTGCGGCACGTcgtggaggaggagag GGTGGACGTGACGGAAGATGGGATGAAGGCTTTGGTGACCCTTTCGAGCGGTGACATGCGCAGAGCCCTGAATATCTTGCAG agCACCGCCATGGCCTTCGGGAAGGTGACGGAGGAGAACGTTTACACCTGCACCGGGCACCCCCTCAACTCTGACATTGCCAACATCCTCGACTGGATGCTGAACCAGGATTTTTCCACTGCCTATCGGA AAATCACGGAGCTGAAGACGCTGAAGGGCTTGGCCCTGCAGGACATCCTCACGGAGGTCCACCTGTTTGTGCACAGAG TCGATTTCCCGCCCTCCATCCGCATCCAGCTGCTGATCAAGATGGCAGACATCGA gTACCGACTGGCCGCTGGGACAAGCGAGAAGATTCAGCTGAGCTCCCTCATCGCGGCTTTCCAGGTCACCAGAGACCTGATCGTGGCCGAAGCCTAA